The following coding sequences are from one Coffea arabica cultivar ET-39 chromosome 11e, Coffea Arabica ET-39 HiFi, whole genome shotgun sequence window:
- the LOC140021212 gene encoding protein FAR1-RELATED SEQUENCE 5-like, whose translation MENDLPTHEVQSCRKLDFEDVDLQEINDNALPLCITDGNQGNQIFLPLAIPDDMVPKLGMEFDTEVAARNFYQKYAKVSGFRTRLSKGHKDKNGDIMLDRVFCCSREGKRPKDKRNMIVKCPRPETRCDCGARMKISCRQAGKYRVVLFVAEHNHELSTPSKTHLFRSHRHMTMAHEAEIDMVRSCGIAPKQSIELMSKQVGGRENLGFIRDDLKNYLRSKRSIPMMQGDTGGVFEYLQRMQLEDPNFYYAIQVDEDDLITNIFWADAKMRTDFAHFGDVVCFDTTYRKHKDGRPIALFVGVNHHKQTIVFRAALLYDETIGTFEWLFDTFAKAMMGKIPRTILTDQDRRMATALASQWPTTYHRLCI comes from the coding sequence ATGGAAAATGATTTGCCAACTCATGAAGTCCAATCATGTCGTAAATTGGACTTTGAAGATGTTGACTTGCAGGAGATAAATGATAATGCCTTACCTCTTTGTATTACTGATGGTAATCAAGGAAAtcaaatttttcttcctttggcTATACCAGATGACATGGTCCCGAAACTTGGCATGGAATTCGATACTGAAGTAGCAGCTAGaaatttttaccaaaaatatgcCAAAGTATCTGGTTTTAGAACTCGACTGAGTAAGGGACATAAAGACAAAAATGGTGATATTATGTTGGACAGGGTTTTTTGCTGCTCCCGTGAAGGAAAAAGGCCAAAAGACAAACGAAATATGATTGTTAAGTGTCCTCGTCCAGAAACAAGATGTGATTGTGGTGCAAGGATGAAAATCAGTTGTAGGCAAGCTGGAAAATACCGTGTTGTGCTTTTTGTTGCTGAACATAATCATGAACTATCAACTCCGAGCAAAACTCATTTATTTAGATCTCATAGACACATGACAATGGCACATGAAGCTGAAATAGATATGGTCCGAAGTTGCGGAATTGcaccaaaacaatcaattgaaCTAATGTCGAAACAAGTTGGTGGACGAGAAAATCTTGGATTCATTCGAGATGATTTAAAAAACTACTTACGGTCCAAAAGATCGATACCAATGATGCAAGGTGACACGGGAGGAGTCTTCGAGTACTTACAAAGGATGCAATTAGAGGATCCAAATTTTTATTATGCCATTCAAGTAGATGAAGATGACTTGATAACTAACATATTTTGGGCTGATGCAAAGATGAGAACGGATTTTGCTCATTTTGGTGATGTAGTTTGTTTTGATACAACTTATAGAAAGCACAAAGATGGGAGGCCAATTGCATTATTCGTTGGTGTAAATCATCATAAACAAACTATAGTTTTTCGAGCTGCTTTATTATATGATGAGACAATTGGAACATTTGAATGGCTGTTTGACACATTTGCTAAAGCTATGATGGGAAAAATACCAAGAACTATTCTTACAGACCAAGACAGAAGAATGGCAACGGCTTTGGCTTCTCAATGGCCAACAACATATCACCGCTTATGTATATGA